GGGAGGTTGAGCCAGAGCTGGAAGCCGGACATCAACCCCTGCACCTGCTCCGGCATCTCCGAGTGGATGAGGCCACGGCCCGCGGTCATCCACTGCGAGCCACCTCCGGCGATGAGCCCGCTGTTGCCACGGCTGTCCCGGTGGCGCATTCGCCCATCGAGCATGACCGTGACGGTCTCGAAGCCCCGGTGGGGGTGATTCGGGAAGCCGTTGATGTAGGCGCCGGGGTCATCGGAGTGGAACCGGTCGAGCATGAGGAACGGGTCGAGGTTCCGCAGCGAGGGCTGCCCGATGACCCGCGTCAAGCGAACGCCGGCTCCGTCCGTCGCGGGGATGCCCTCAAGCGTCTGCATTACGTTGCGCTGCGACTTCAGGATGACCGCGGGAGCATCCGAGCGCCGACACCCGATGGCCGAGGCGGCCACGAGAAGACCCGACTGAAGGAGGAAACGGCGGCGCGAGGTGGCGTTCATGAAGACCTTGCCGGAAACCGGGTGTGCGTCCCCCGAGCCTCCTCCGGGAGCCGCCCGGAGTCCATGCACGAGCCGGGGATCGAACTCGCGCCGGGCGTTGCGAAACTCCCAGCAGAATCGCGCCCTTACTTCGCAACCACCCGGAATGACTCAGCTTCGACTTCCCGTCTCGTGCCCTGCTGTCCCACCCTGTACCGGCCGATTCCGCAGCCTCATGCGACATACGTGCAACATGGAAACGGCCCAAATGCCGCCCCCAGTCGGTCACGCCGTCGTCACATCATCCGACTTGCGCTTGCCGCGACCGCGAGGCGGCGTGAGCCCCATCGCATCCAGCGCCTCTTCTGCCTGAGCTGCACGTGCCCTGAGTTCCGCAGCGGCATCAGTCTTCGTGAAGGTGCCCCCAATCCAGGCAGCCAGGTCTGCGGCCAGCTCACCGGCAGACTGGTAGCGCTCGCGGGGGGAGACCCGAAGAAGCCGGTTCAGCGTTACGCGAAGCCCCTGGGGAAGCCCCTCCGTCATCGCGTCCACGTCAGCATCCGCCAGCGTCGCGGCACGCCAAATCGCGTCCTCTACCATGGATGACGCCCCGGCCAGCGTGGCCCGCTTGATTGCCTGAACGACTCGCCGACGCCGCTTCACGGACAACGAGCCCATGACCTCGGGCGTGATGGCATCCGGGCAGAAGAGCAGATTCTTCCCCGTCGCCATTTCGAGCAGCACCACCCCCAACATGAAGAGGTCCGAGCGCGCGTCAACGGGCCCGCCAAGCAGCATCTCAGGCGACGAATAGAAGTAGTCCCCTCGCGGGCTGCGAACCGAGGAAGCCACGCGCCCCGGCAAGTTGGACAGCGCGAGACCGAAGTCGCCGAGCCGAACCGTCCCGTCCCAGTCGATAAAGATGTGCGCGACATCGATAGCTCGGTGAACGATGTTCAAGGGGCGCCCGCTGGCATCCTTCGCCGTGTGCGCGTGCTCTAGAGCTGCCGCCACCTGCGAGCCTACGAACATCACGAAGAGGGGCGAGAACCATCGACGGCACTCGACAACAAGCGTCAGCAGTTCGTTCAGCGAATTCCCGGATGGATGCTCGGCGCTGACGTACCAGTAGCCCTCAACCTTATGGAGCCCATGGACCTTGAGGATCGCGGGATGAGAAAGAGAGGCGGCAAGACGAACCTGCTCATCCAGCTTTGCTCGCGCCCGCCGAACCCGCCCCCCTTCCTTCTCCGATGGCGCAGGAACCGCCTTGAGCAGCACCTTTCCACGAGGCTCCCCCGACGCGGTTCGCAGCCGAGCCACGAAGAGGGACATCCCATGGTTCGTCGGCCCCAAGTCCTCGCGGAACTCGTAGCCGACGCCATCCGCCGAGAAGAGAATCGCCCCTGGCGGGATCTTGAACTCGATTGCTTTCGACATGCCGTTTCCCCTCGTGCGCAGACTCGCGACCAACGCGGCGAAAGAAGCTACCTGCCGCATCCAGCCGAGGGAACGCCTTCACAGGTCATGAGGACAAAACGGCTTGGTCGGCCCAATTTCGGCCTCCTACCTGCTACGTCCTTTCGGGGCTCTCATGGCCAGCGGTCCACGACGTAACCGCCTCCGGTGTTGAACGCCTTCACTCGGCCGTCTTCGTAGCCATCGGCAGGCTTCTCGACCACGAAGCAGACGGGGCGTTCGTCCTGTCCCGGCAGCTTCACACGGTCGTAGCGGATGACTAGCGCAGGCCCCTCCGAGCGCCCCATGCGGTCAGAGAGGAAATACGCCTTCCCGTAGAAGATTGTCCCGGGCGGCGCGACTGCTCGTTGCCGTCGTTCAACTCCCTTGGGAACAACCCCCACCACGTCAGCCCCTGCGGTGAACCAAACTTGTTCGAATGGGCCCTGGCGACTATCGAGAGTGAGGCGGAATGGCTCGTTAATCTCCCAGCGAAGGTCTTCCCGCATCGTCTCTTCCGCACCAGACGGGCAGGTGAACGACTCGGGCCGAATCTGAGCCCCGGGGCAGCCTGCCGCGAGCGCCGCGACGAGCGTCATCGTCGCGCAGTCGGCAACAGCGGTGGCCTTCGTCCTCCCGCCCGACGGGCGTCCTTGGGTCGGGGCCTTGGGTGACGGAGTCGTCTTCACGGTTGAACCTTCCTTCGGAGCGGCAGTCTCAGGGCCCGTCAGCAGCACAGGCGGAGGGCTAGGTGGTGACATAGCAGGGGCGGCCGATACGAGCGGCGCGGAATGTGGGGAACTGGGAGGAGGTGGCGCACTGGCAACCTGCGGCTCTCGTGGCTGCGGCGGTTCCCCCCGGCTGAGCCAGAAGCTCCCGGCCATGACAAGCGCGATGAGGGCAGCGAGGCCCCCCACGAGCCCGCGCCATCCCCGGACGGTATGCGTAGGCCCCCCAGGAAGGCTTGAGTTCGCAACTGCGGGCGTCTGCTGTTCCGATGTTCCCCCCTGCCTCTGCTCAGATGGTGGATGCACCGGGGACAGGTACTCCGCGCTCGAATAGGCCAGGAGTTCGCCCAGTTCGCGACGTAGCGCCTCGGTATCGACGGGGCGCTTTGCAGGCTCCCGCGACAGGATGCTCGCCACGAGGTCATTTAACGCTTCCGGCACGCGTCCGTTCAACGCACGCGCGGGTGGGGGCAATATGACCGTACTGTTGAGCGAAAAGCGCGCTTGAATCTCGGTCGGGCGGGGGTCTGTCAGCAGCTCATAGAGCATCGCTCCGACCGCGAAGATCTCGTCCGCGACACGAAATGCGTACTTCGCGCGGTGCTCTGCCTTGTGCTCCCGGAGCCATTTGAATTGCTCAGGCGCGCGAAAACGGTCCGTGCCCGGGGGCAAGCCAGCATCCGTAAGCTCTTCGGCCAATGAGTAGTTCGCACAGCTAAAGTCGATGATGATTGGCTCTCCATCGCTCTTTCGAATCAGAACGTTGGATAGCTTCAAATCCCGATGCAGGACGCCGCGACTGTGCATGTATGACAGTGCAGAGCAGAGCTTGTCGAAAACCTGCAAGACCTCCCGCACCGTTGGGTGTTTCCGCTCCGCCCACTCCGCTAGCGTCCAACCATCAATGTACTCAAGCGCGAGATAGACATTCCCATGCTCGGAGTACCCATACCCGCGATGCTTGACGATGTTCGGATGGCCCAGGAGTAAAAGTGCCGAAAGCTCCCGGAGCGTCCTTGCATGAGTTTGCTTGTCGTCCCCGCTTGAATCCCGGTGACGAGCCAGCTTGAGCGCGCTCCTGCGGCCGTTCTTCTCAACGAGGAAAACGACGGCAAAACCACCATTCCCAATCTCTTTAATGACGCGCCAGCCATCAACGAACATCCCGGCACGCGGAAATAGCGAAATCACCTTCATGGGGTTGCCCCAGAGGCCGTCTTCAGAAAGCGCACATTGGGAATCTTGAGCGTGCGCCCATCCCCAACCAACTCCAAAGTAAAAACCGGGCTAGCAGGCAATTGCGGCAGGTCAGCCACCACCAACACCTGTCGTTCCTCTCCTGGCTGGATCGCTGTCGTATCTACCATCACAATCCGGGCGCGGAGCGGCAACCCAACTCGGCCCGTCAACATCGCCACCCTTGGAAGCCATGGCAACTGCCCAGCAAAGTTAATCACTCTCGCATCTATCAGCGCCCATCCCTTCCCCCGATAGGCTATCGCTGACTGCACGAAAAAGCCTCGCCCTGCGTCGTTATAATCCTTGACGGGCGTAGCCGAGACACCTTCCTTATCGACAAGTCCCAGCAACACGAAGTCTTCGGGCTGGGGTGCTCGCGGTTCATCAACGGGGCATGCGGCACCCGCCAACTGCGGGCGCTGAACGTTGATTTGAATGTCCACTTCGGCCGGGTCTGTGACCAGCGAGAAAGCAGCACGCGCGGGCGCCCGACCATCCGCGAAGAAGACTCCAACTTCGTAGCGCTCGCCTTCGGAAAAGTCGACCACCGGCTGAACGATGACCGACCGCTCCCCGGCGTCTAGAACG
This DNA window, taken from Myxococcus xanthus, encodes the following:
- a CDS encoding serine/threonine protein kinase; translation: MRQVASFAALVASLRTRGNGMSKAIEFKIPPGAILFSADGVGYEFREDLGPTNHGMSLFVARLRTASGEPRGKVLLKAVPAPSEKEGGRVRRARAKLDEQVRLAASLSHPAILKVHGLHKVEGYWYVSAEHPSGNSLNELLTLVVECRRWFSPLFVMFVGSQVAAALEHAHTAKDASGRPLNIVHRAIDVAHIFIDWDGTVRLGDFGLALSNLPGRVASSVRSPRGDYFYSSPEMLLGGPVDARSDLFMLGVVLLEMATGKNLLFCPDAITPEVMGSLSVKRRRRVVQAIKRATLAGASSMVEDAIWRAATLADADVDAMTEGLPQGLRVTLNRLLRVSPRERYQSAGELAADLAAWIGGTFTKTDAAAELRARAAQAEEALDAMGLTPPRGRGKRKSDDVTTA
- a CDS encoding serine/threonine protein kinase, giving the protein MKVISLFPRAGMFVDGWRVIKEIGNGGFAVVFLVEKNGRRSALKLARHRDSSGDDKQTHARTLRELSALLLLGHPNIVKHRGYGYSEHGNVYLALEYIDGWTLAEWAERKHPTVREVLQVFDKLCSALSYMHSRGVLHRDLKLSNVLIRKSDGEPIIIDFSCANYSLAEELTDAGLPPGTDRFRAPEQFKWLREHKAEHRAKYAFRVADEIFAVGAMLYELLTDPRPTEIQARFSLNSTVILPPPARALNGRVPEALNDLVASILSREPAKRPVDTEALRRELGELLAYSSAEYLSPVHPPSEQRQGGTSEQQTPAVANSSLPGGPTHTVRGWRGLVGGLAALIALVMAGSFWLSRGEPPQPREPQVASAPPPPSSPHSAPLVSAAPAMSPPSPPPVLLTGPETAAPKEGSTVKTTPSPKAPTQGRPSGGRTKATAVADCATMTLVAALAAGCPGAQIRPESFTCPSGAEETMREDLRWEINEPFRLTLDSRQGPFEQVWFTAGADVVGVVPKGVERRQRAVAPPGTIFYGKAYFLSDRMGRSEGPALVIRYDRVKLPGQDERPVCFVVEKPADGYEDGRVKAFNTGGGYVVDRWP
- a CDS encoding DUF2381 family protein; amino-acid sequence: MSQPVRLALALVLAWGAATPAMAAQAERAKRDRAVSVANGPADSLPVVRVAHGTPTLFLFPAPINRKTLTFDESRIRVLDAGERSVIVQPVVDFSEGERYEVGVFFADGRAPARAAFSLVTDPAEVDIQINVQRPQLAGAACPVDEPRAPQPEDFVLLGLVDKEGVSATPVKDYNDAGRGFFVQSAIAYRGKGWALIDARVINFAGQLPWLPRVAMLTGRVGLPLRARIVMVDTTAIQPGEERQVLVVADLPQLPASPVFTLELVGDGRTLKIPNVRFLKTASGATP